In one window of Spartinivicinus marinus DNA:
- the tatB gene encoding Sec-independent protein translocase protein TatB: MFDIGFAELIVIAIIGLLVLGPERLPHAIKKLMLWTGRLKRGFAAMKSEIEREIGADDIRRQLHNESIMQDLKQAQADVNRQINEFKQSIDSSVEKAENNIDGTTTQPADTNQATSFAQSEATPSIEASHTPDQQPKAKPTSATSSLND, encoded by the coding sequence GTGTTTGATATTGGTTTTGCAGAGCTAATTGTTATTGCCATCATTGGCTTGCTAGTGCTTGGCCCCGAGCGGCTCCCCCATGCAATAAAGAAACTGATGCTCTGGACTGGGCGACTCAAACGTGGCTTTGCGGCTATGAAGTCAGAAATCGAGCGAGAAATTGGCGCTGATGACATCCGCCGGCAACTGCATAATGAATCGATTATGCAGGACTTAAAACAGGCTCAGGCAGATGTTAATCGCCAGATCAATGAGTTCAAGCAGTCTATTGATAGCTCTGTTGAAAAAGCAGAAAACAACATTGATGGCACAACAACGCAACCAGCTGATACAAATCAAGCGACTAGTTTTGCCCAGTCAGAAGCCACCCCTAGTATTGAAGCTAGCCATACCCCTGACCAGCAGCCAAAAGCCAAACCTACTTCAGCCACGTCCTCATTAAACGATTAG
- a CDS encoding histidine triad nucleotide-binding protein, with the protein MSDCIFCKIASGDAPAKIVYQDDHCLAFNDLHPKAPVHLLLIPRQHIANLYDIGSEHRDIMSQLMLTIPKVAKKVGLENGFRTITNTGQGGRQEIYHLHFHILGGGVLKPM; encoded by the coding sequence GTGAGTGACTGTATTTTTTGCAAAATTGCCAGTGGTGATGCACCAGCCAAGATTGTCTACCAGGATGATCACTGCCTGGCTTTTAATGACCTACATCCCAAAGCACCAGTGCACTTGCTTCTAATCCCCAGACAACATATCGCCAATCTTTACGACATTGGCTCTGAGCATCGTGATATAATGAGCCAATTGATGTTAACGATTCCTAAAGTGGCTAAAAAAGTGGGGCTAGAGAATGGCTTCCGCACCATTACCAATACCGGGCAAGGGGGTCGACAGGAAATCTACCACTTACACTTTCATATTTTAGGTGGCGGTGTACTAAAACCCATGTAA
- the thiI gene encoding tRNA uracil 4-sulfurtransferase ThiI — MKFIVKLFPEITIKSKPVRQRFVKQLRRNIRWTLKPIDPEIEVVGSWDKIEVVTQQDDKAVTQQIAEKLTHTPGICLVLEVVDYPLVDLDDMLDKVAAIVGDSLVGHSFCVRCKRSGHHEFTSTEAERYIGGGLHQRIAETSIKLKDPNITVKLEIKNKRFYVVKSALPGLGGFPLGTQDGVLSLISGGFDSTVSSFLTMKRGLLTHFCFFNLGGHAHEIGVKEVAYYLWNKFGSSHRVKFVTVPFEPVVAEILQNIDKSYMGVVLKRMMLRAASQVAEGLEVEALVTGEAIAQVSSQTLANLSVIDEVTDNLVIRPLITMDKQDIINTARAIGTEDFAKNIPEYCGVISVNPTTRARRHKVEDVESNFDFTVLDKAVADRREVLINDIIQDDLKAAEVEVLSIPLPNSVILDIRHPTEEELSPLKMDKNEVKTIPFYQLNTVFKQLDANQQYMLYCDKGVMSRLHAMHLKDEGYENIKVYRP; from the coding sequence ATGAAATTCATTGTTAAATTATTTCCTGAAATCACCATTAAAAGTAAGCCGGTTCGTCAACGGTTTGTTAAACAGTTACGACGTAACATTCGTTGGACGTTGAAGCCAATAGACCCTGAAATTGAGGTGGTAGGGAGCTGGGATAAAATCGAGGTTGTCACGCAACAGGATGATAAAGCTGTTACCCAGCAAATAGCAGAAAAACTCACCCATACTCCTGGTATTTGCCTAGTGCTGGAAGTGGTGGATTATCCTCTGGTTGATCTCGACGATATGCTCGATAAAGTGGCTGCCATTGTTGGAGATTCGTTGGTTGGTCATTCTTTCTGCGTGCGTTGTAAGCGCTCTGGCCATCATGAGTTTACCTCTACAGAGGCAGAACGATATATTGGCGGCGGATTGCACCAAAGAATTGCAGAGACTTCCATTAAACTAAAAGACCCTAATATTACCGTTAAGCTGGAAATAAAAAATAAGCGCTTTTATGTGGTGAAGAGTGCATTACCTGGGCTGGGTGGCTTTCCTTTGGGAACACAAGACGGCGTTTTATCGCTTATTTCGGGTGGGTTTGATTCAACGGTTTCTAGCTTTTTAACCATGAAACGGGGGCTGCTCACCCATTTCTGTTTTTTCAATTTAGGTGGCCATGCCCATGAAATTGGGGTTAAAGAAGTTGCCTATTACCTGTGGAATAAGTTTGGCTCATCTCATCGGGTAAAGTTTGTCACGGTGCCTTTTGAGCCTGTTGTAGCAGAAATTTTGCAAAATATTGATAAATCCTACATGGGGGTGGTGCTGAAAAGAATGATGTTGCGAGCTGCCAGCCAAGTAGCTGAGGGCCTAGAGGTAGAGGCGCTGGTAACCGGTGAGGCGATTGCACAGGTTTCTAGCCAAACCCTAGCAAATTTATCAGTCATTGATGAGGTAACTGATAACCTGGTTATTCGCCCCTTAATTACCATGGATAAGCAGGATATTATCAACACGGCTAGAGCCATTGGCACTGAAGATTTCGCTAAAAATATTCCTGAATATTGCGGCGTAATATCGGTTAATCCAACTACGCGGGCAAGACGGCATAAAGTCGAAGATGTTGAGTCAAACTTTGACTTTACTGTATTGGATAAAGCTGTTGCAGATCGTCGAGAAGTGTTAATCAACGATATTATTCAGGATGACTTAAAAGCGGCTGAGGTTGAGGTGCTGAGTATTCCACTTCCTAATAGTGTGATTCTTGATATCCGCCATCCCACTGAAGAAGAACTAAGTCCGCTAAAAATGGATAAGAATGAAGTAAAAACCATTCCTTTCTATCAACTAAATACTGTATTTAAGCAGCTCGATGCTAATCAACAATATATGCTTTATTGTGATAAAGGCGTGATGAGCCGCTTACATGCCATGCATTTAAAGGACGAGGGTTACGAAAACATCAAAGTTTATCGTCCCTAG
- a CDS encoding phosphoribosyl-ATP diphosphatase has translation MSDVLAELAKVLEARKLADPDESYVASLHAKGLNKILEKVGEEATETLLAAKDLANQAESNKAAAKSDLVYETADLWFHTLVMLSHLGLGPEDVLRELARRFDLSGLVEKAARQQHPG, from the coding sequence ATGAGTGATGTATTAGCTGAGTTAGCCAAGGTCTTGGAAGCCCGCAAGCTAGCTGATCCCGATGAGTCGTATGTTGCCAGCCTACATGCGAAAGGACTGAATAAAATTCTGGAAAAAGTAGGAGAAGAAGCTACCGAAACCCTTTTGGCAGCTAAAGACCTAGCCAATCAAGCTGAAAGTAACAAAGCAGCAGCAAAATCAGACCTGGTTTATGAAACAGCTGATCTTTGGTTCCACACACTGGTGATGCTATCTCACCTTGGCTTAGGCCCTGAAGATGTATTAAGGGAGCTAGCAAGGCGCTTCGATCTTTCTGGTTTGGTAGAGAAAGCAGCCAGACAACAACACCCAGGTTAA
- the tatC gene encoding twin-arginine translocase subunit TatC has protein sequence MTDQPNGYYNSEDPELGQEQPLVQHLVELRSRILRCLVAVLIAFACLFYFANDIYSFISEPLRSILPEGSSMIATEITQTFFTPFKLTVVAAIFLAIPYILHQVWGFIAPGLYQHEQKLAIPLLASSVVLFYLGITFAYYVVFPLLFNFFTTIGPDDVSVMPDIHSYLSIVLKLFFAFGIAFEIPIATVLLIWSGISSVASLRKKRPYIIVGCFVVGMLLTPPDVFSQSLLALPMWLLFEAGLLMGGIVAKRKSA, from the coding sequence ATGACAGACCAACCGAATGGCTATTACAATTCAGAAGACCCTGAACTAGGCCAAGAGCAACCCTTAGTACAGCACCTGGTTGAGCTTAGATCTCGCATTCTCCGCTGCTTGGTTGCAGTACTGATAGCATTTGCCTGCCTGTTTTATTTTGCCAACGACATTTATAGCTTTATCTCTGAGCCTTTACGATCCATATTGCCTGAAGGCTCCTCAATGATTGCAACGGAAATTACCCAGACATTTTTTACACCCTTTAAACTGACCGTAGTCGCCGCTATTTTTTTAGCGATTCCCTATATTCTGCATCAAGTATGGGGGTTTATTGCACCAGGGCTTTACCAACATGAACAAAAGCTGGCCATCCCACTATTAGCTTCAAGTGTTGTGTTATTTTATCTGGGAATTACGTTTGCCTATTATGTCGTATTTCCCCTGCTATTTAACTTCTTTACTACCATAGGCCCTGATGATGTATCAGTAATGCCAGATATCCACAGTTACCTGAGCATTGTACTAAAACTGTTTTTTGCTTTTGGGATAGCCTTTGAAATTCCTATTGCTACCGTTTTATTGATTTGGTCCGGGATAAGCAGTGTTGCTAGTTTAAGAAAAAAGCGTCCGTATATAATCGTTGGCTGCTTTGTAGTAGGCATGTTACTAACACCACCTGATGTCTTTTCCCAATCATTACTCGCCTTGCCTATGTGGCTGCTGTTTGAAGCTGGGTTGTTGATGGGAGGGATAGTTGCTAAGAGAAAGTCTGCTTAA
- the pip gene encoding prolyl aminopeptidase, with product MYTLYPAIKPYARHTLEVDEPHQLYLEESGNPNGIPVLYLHGGPGAACDKFSRRYFNPEIYRIILFDQRGAGRSTPHACIENNTTQDLIADIETIRQFLNVDQWVLFGGSWGATLALLYAEQYPRQVLAMILRGVFLCREQDISWFYQEGANKIFPDYWRDFTCWIPEADSNEVINAYYKRLTGNDELARMGAAKAWALWEGHCATLRPNQAVLDAFIDPHKARALAAVACHYFKNKGFLEPNQILDNLEVIRDIPGIIVHGRYDMVCPLENAFTLQVKWPAAELHIVRDAGHSAAEPSISDALIRATDEMAKRLKPDLMPDEG from the coding sequence ATGTATACCCTTTATCCTGCAATAAAACCTTATGCGCGACACACTTTAGAAGTTGATGAGCCACACCAGCTTTATTTGGAAGAGAGCGGTAACCCAAATGGTATACCTGTCTTATATCTTCACGGTGGGCCTGGTGCAGCATGTGATAAATTTAGTCGCCGTTATTTTAATCCTGAAATTTATCGGATTATTTTATTTGATCAGCGTGGTGCTGGTCGTTCAACTCCCCATGCTTGTATAGAAAACAATACAACACAAGACTTAATTGCAGACATTGAAACGATCAGACAGTTTCTCAATGTTGATCAGTGGGTGCTGTTTGGGGGCTCTTGGGGAGCAACCTTAGCGTTGTTATATGCTGAGCAATATCCACGACAAGTATTGGCGATGATTCTGCGAGGTGTCTTTCTCTGTCGGGAACAGGATATTAGTTGGTTTTATCAAGAAGGGGCAAATAAAATTTTTCCTGATTATTGGCGGGATTTTACTTGCTGGATTCCAGAAGCTGATTCTAATGAAGTTATTAATGCTTATTACAAAAGGCTGACTGGTAACGATGAGCTGGCTCGAATGGGGGCTGCTAAAGCTTGGGCGTTGTGGGAAGGGCATTGTGCAACGTTAAGACCTAATCAGGCGGTATTGGATGCGTTTATTGATCCACATAAAGCAAGAGCACTGGCAGCCGTTGCTTGCCATTATTTCAAAAATAAGGGTTTTTTAGAACCAAACCAAATTTTAGATAATCTGGAAGTTATTAGAGATATACCTGGGATTATCGTCCACGGTCGTTATGACATGGTGTGCCCTCTGGAAAATGCTTTTACCCTGCAAGTGAAGTGGCCTGCAGCAGAGCTGCATATTGTTAGAGATGCGGGGCATTCTGCGGCAGAACCCAGTATTTCAGATGCCTTGATTAGAGCAACGGATGAAATGGCTAAGCGGTTGAAGCCTGATCTAATGCCCGATGAAGGTTAG
- the tatA gene encoding twin-arginine translocase TatA/TatE family subunit: MFGISVPQLIIILVIVLLIFGGKRLRSLGGDLGSFIKGFKKAVSDEDSSSQQQLDKPNGEKPLTDQQQAKQSENK, translated from the coding sequence ATGTTTGGCATTAGCGTTCCACAATTAATTATTATTCTGGTTATTGTTCTGCTGATATTTGGTGGAAAACGCTTACGCTCATTAGGTGGCGATTTAGGCTCTTTTATTAAAGGCTTTAAAAAAGCGGTAAGTGATGAAGACAGTAGCTCTCAGCAACAGCTTGATAAGCCTAATGGTGAAAAGCCCCTTACTGATCAGCAACAAGCAAAACAGTCAGAAAATAAATAG
- a CDS encoding ricin-type beta-trefoil lectin domain protein translates to MQVIRLMCLFCLTIIALQANAGGRYGLIQSATGKCLDVDGGRADNLAPVIAWDCHGKANQLWKMDRKGRLRPKHAPHMCLEAGQNLRQGDKAFIYECHSGRHQRWQWNGNTIQNKANRGVVLDYFVDQGRVGIWQRHNRSNQKWYWQPRQSRSNDDFLDQFFYQEERQQYNYRPACQTKDRRAGPIWDQRHANETCPGVCSAYNSRWTGHWNTVEWGSVSVCQCKQC, encoded by the coding sequence ATGCAAGTAATTCGATTGATGTGTTTGTTTTGTCTTACAATTATTGCATTACAAGCAAATGCTGGTGGGCGTTATGGATTAATCCAGTCCGCAACAGGTAAATGTCTGGATGTCGATGGTGGAAGAGCAGATAATTTGGCTCCAGTCATTGCCTGGGACTGCCACGGCAAAGCAAACCAACTCTGGAAAATGGACCGTAAAGGTCGTTTACGCCCTAAGCATGCACCCCATATGTGTTTAGAAGCGGGACAAAACTTAAGGCAGGGTGATAAGGCATTTATTTATGAGTGTCATTCAGGTAGGCATCAGCGTTGGCAGTGGAATGGCAATACTATACAAAATAAAGCCAATCGTGGGGTTGTATTGGATTATTTTGTTGATCAAGGTCGAGTGGGTATATGGCAGCGTCATAATCGCTCCAATCAAAAGTGGTATTGGCAGCCTCGCCAGTCCAGAAGCAACGATGACTTTTTAGATCAGTTCTTTTATCAAGAAGAGCGGCAGCAATACAATTACAGACCGGCTTGCCAAACAAAAGACCGTCGAGCAGGGCCTATTTGGGATCAGCGCCATGCGAATGAAACCTGCCCAGGGGTATGTTCTGCTTACAACAGCCGTTGGACAGGCCACTGGAACACAGTAGAGTGGGGTTCAGTGTCAGTATGTCAGTGTAAGCAGTGTTGA
- the dtd gene encoding D-aminoacyl-tRNA deacylase produces the protein MRALIQRVKQASVSVNNDVVGSIDQGLLVLLGVQKGDDQAKVTKLLEKVLKYRIFADAEDKMNLSLRDINGGLLVVSQFTLAADTQKGLRPSFSSAAPPVEGENLYNYFVEQATNLHPAVATGRFGANMQVSLVNDGPVTFLLEV, from the coding sequence ATGCGAGCACTTATTCAACGAGTAAAGCAAGCCAGTGTCAGCGTGAATAATGATGTGGTTGGTTCTATTGACCAAGGCTTATTGGTGTTACTGGGAGTGCAAAAAGGTGATGATCAGGCAAAAGTCACCAAATTGCTTGAAAAAGTATTGAAATATCGTATTTTTGCTGATGCTGAGGATAAAATGAACCTCAGTCTAAGAGATATTAATGGCGGGCTGTTAGTAGTCTCTCAGTTTACCTTGGCAGCAGACACCCAAAAAGGTTTGCGCCCTAGTTTCAGCTCTGCAGCTCCTCCAGTAGAAGGAGAAAACCTGTATAACTATTTTGTGGAGCAAGCAACCAACCTTCATCCAGCAGTTGCTACCGGGCGTTTTGGTGCCAATATGCAAGTCAGCTTAGTTAATGATGGACCAGTGACTTTTCTTTTAGAGGTTTAA
- the hisI gene encoding phosphoribosyl-AMP cyclohydrolase: protein MAVTEWLSQIKWDKNGLIPAIAQDYKTGKILMMAWMNQEALALTAEQGHAVYWSRSRQKLWHKGESSGHQQQIKAIRLDCDSDVIILQVEQKGGIACHTGRESCFFRKLTKQGDKWTWQTTEPVLKDPDTIYQKAINKDNQ from the coding sequence ATGGCTGTAACGGAGTGGCTTAGCCAAATCAAGTGGGATAAAAATGGCCTGATTCCAGCCATTGCCCAAGACTATAAAACTGGAAAAATATTAATGATGGCCTGGATGAACCAGGAAGCTCTGGCTTTAACTGCTGAGCAAGGCCATGCTGTTTACTGGTCTCGTTCTCGGCAAAAGCTCTGGCACAAAGGCGAGTCTTCTGGACACCAGCAGCAAATCAAAGCCATTCGCCTGGACTGTGATAGTGACGTCATTATCTTACAAGTGGAACAGAAAGGGGGAATTGCATGCCATACCGGGCGCGAAAGCTGCTTTTTCCGCAAGCTGACTAAACAAGGCGATAAATGGACATGGCAAACTACTGAGCCAGTATTAAAAGATCCAGACACCATTTATCAAAAAGCTATCAATAAAGACAACCAGTAA
- the typA gene encoding translational GTPase TypA, whose amino-acid sequence MIEKLRNIAIIAHVDHGKTTLVDKLLQQSGTLERRDIGTERIMDSNDQERERGITILAKNTAITWQDYRINIVDTPGHADFGGEVERVLSMVDSVLLLVDAVDGPMPQTRFVTQKAFEQGLKPIVVVNKIDRPGARPDWVIDEVFDLFDRLGATEEQLDFPIIYCSALNGVAGDDPESLQDDMTPLFEMIVDKVPVPTIDVDGPFQMQISALDYSSYLGVIGVGRVTRGQLAPNTPVAVVGREGNQRSGRILKVMGYQGLERVDIEKAEAGDIVCITGIDGLNISDTLCNPEKPEALPALTVDEPTVSMTFQVNDSPFAGQDGKYVTSRNIKERLDRELIHNVALRVEQGDTADKFVVSGRGELHLSVLIETMRREGFELGVSRPEVITKEIDGEMCEPYEQVVVDVEDAHQGAIMEEMGNRKAELTNMVPDGKGRTRLEFIMPARGLIGFRSQFLTITSGSGILTHIFDHFGPVKAGEVAKRPNGVLVSMVNGKVLGYSLFNLQDRGRLFLEPNVEVYEGMIIGLHNRDNDLVVNPTKGKQLTNVRASGTDENIILTPPVRHSLEQALEFIEDDELVEVTPNHVRLRKKFLKEHERKRASRAK is encoded by the coding sequence GTGATTGAGAAGTTAAGAAATATTGCCATTATTGCTCACGTAGACCATGGCAAAACTACTTTGGTAGACAAGCTATTACAGCAGTCTGGAACCCTAGAACGCCGTGATATCGGTACTGAGCGGATCATGGACTCCAACGACCAAGAGCGTGAGCGTGGCATTACCATTCTGGCCAAAAATACTGCGATCACCTGGCAAGATTACCGCATAAACATTGTGGACACCCCAGGCCACGCCGACTTTGGTGGTGAGGTTGAGCGGGTGCTATCGATGGTTGATTCCGTATTGCTGCTGGTTGACGCTGTTGATGGCCCAATGCCACAAACTCGTTTTGTTACCCAAAAAGCATTTGAGCAAGGATTAAAGCCAATCGTAGTAGTCAATAAAATTGACCGCCCTGGCGCCAGACCTGACTGGGTAATTGATGAGGTATTTGACTTATTCGATCGTTTGGGGGCTACTGAAGAGCAACTAGATTTCCCCATTATTTATTGCTCAGCACTAAATGGAGTTGCTGGTGATGACCCAGAGTCATTACAAGATGACATGACACCTCTGTTTGAAATGATTGTTGATAAAGTGCCTGTGCCTACCATAGATGTTGATGGTCCTTTTCAGATGCAGATTTCAGCACTGGACTACAGTAGTTACCTGGGTGTTATCGGCGTAGGCCGAGTGACTCGTGGACAGTTAGCACCAAATACACCTGTTGCAGTCGTTGGCCGCGAAGGTAATCAACGTTCTGGCCGTATCTTGAAAGTAATGGGCTATCAAGGCTTGGAGCGGGTTGATATTGAAAAAGCAGAAGCGGGTGATATCGTTTGTATCACGGGTATTGATGGCTTAAATATTTCCGATACATTGTGTAACCCAGAAAAGCCAGAAGCGTTACCAGCACTGACTGTAGATGAGCCTACAGTGAGCATGACCTTCCAAGTAAACGACTCACCGTTTGCTGGCCAAGATGGTAAATATGTCACTAGCCGTAATATTAAAGAGCGTTTAGATCGCGAGTTAATCCATAACGTTGCGCTACGGGTTGAGCAAGGTGATACAGCAGATAAGTTTGTTGTTTCTGGCCGTGGTGAGTTGCACTTGTCTGTATTGATTGAAACCATGCGCCGTGAAGGTTTTGAGCTAGGGGTTTCTCGACCAGAAGTTATCACTAAAGAAATTGATGGTGAAATGTGCGAGCCCTATGAGCAAGTAGTGGTAGATGTGGAAGATGCACATCAAGGCGCCATTATGGAAGAAATGGGTAACCGTAAAGCTGAGCTTACAAATATGGTACCTGATGGCAAAGGCCGTACTCGATTAGAGTTTATTATGCCTGCTAGAGGTTTAATTGGCTTCCGCTCGCAATTTTTAACTATTACTTCCGGTAGTGGTATTTTAACCCATATTTTTGATCATTTTGGCCCCGTTAAGGCCGGTGAAGTAGCCAAACGGCCAAATGGTGTGTTGGTCTCAATGGTTAACGGTAAAGTATTGGGTTATTCACTGTTTAATCTGCAAGACCGTGGACGTCTGTTCCTAGAGCCAAATGTAGAAGTTTACGAGGGAATGATCATTGGTCTGCATAACCGTGACAATGACTTGGTCGTAAACCCAACCAAGGGTAAGCAGCTGACTAACGTTCGGGCATCAGGCACTGATGAAAATATCATCCTGACTCCGCCAGTTAGGCATTCACTGGAACAGGCGTTAGAGTTTATTGAAGACGACGAGCTGGTAGAAGTAACCCCTAATCATGTTCGGCTGAGAAAGAAATTCCTCAAAGAGCACGAGCGTAAGCGAGCTTCCAGAGCGAAGTAG
- the ubiB gene encoding ubiquinone biosynthesis regulatory protein kinase UbiB, with amino-acid sequence MVQLLRLFKITRVVAKYRLDELVYHPQLPWYLRFALLLLPWRWIKNPAPRAERLRKALEELGPIFVKFGQLLSTRRDLLPDDVADELKKLQDQVPPFSGTLATKLIEQSLGKTVDELFADFDPKPMASASVAQVHLAKLADGKQVVVKVIRPGINKVIKQDMTILYFMAKLLVAFSTEGKRLRPVEVVADYEHTIFDELDLQREAANASQLRRNFANSDLLYVPQVFWDYCSRSVMVMERIYGIPVAEIDQLKAHGIDMQKLAVRGVEIFFTQVFRDSFFHADMHPGNIFVSPHEPESPQYIAIDCGIVGSLTAEDQSYLARNLLAFFNQDYRQVAQLHIDSGWVPKHTRVNELESAIRAVCEPIFEKPLKDISFGQVLLRLFQTARRFNMEVQPQLVLLQKTLLNIEGLGRQLYPDLDLWHTGKPFLEQWMKDRVGPLGVLKHIHQQAPEWLEQAPIISQNVLHWLEQRAQAPTQITKQPSTTNKRYLIGLLLVAGSAASLIWPDWTQLFNQANLPSIAVGVVGLYLILNEKKA; translated from the coding sequence GTGGTCCAACTGCTTCGATTGTTTAAAATTACCCGTGTTGTTGCCAAATATCGTTTAGACGAGTTGGTCTACCACCCACAACTGCCTTGGTATCTTCGCTTTGCCTTGCTTTTACTTCCTTGGCGATGGATTAAAAACCCAGCTCCTCGTGCCGAACGGCTAAGAAAAGCACTTGAAGAGCTTGGCCCCATCTTCGTCAAATTTGGTCAACTATTATCCACTAGACGAGACCTGTTGCCAGATGATGTTGCAGATGAACTGAAAAAGCTGCAAGACCAAGTACCCCCTTTTTCTGGAACATTAGCCACCAAACTAATTGAGCAAAGTTTAGGCAAGACAGTTGATGAACTGTTTGCTGATTTTGACCCAAAACCAATGGCTTCTGCTTCTGTTGCACAAGTGCATTTAGCCAAGCTGGCTGATGGCAAGCAGGTTGTAGTAAAAGTAATTCGCCCTGGCATTAATAAAGTCATCAAACAAGACATGACTATTCTGTATTTTATGGCCAAACTGTTGGTGGCTTTTTCTACTGAAGGTAAAAGGCTTCGCCCAGTAGAGGTAGTAGCTGATTACGAGCACACTATTTTCGATGAGTTGGATTTACAACGGGAGGCGGCGAATGCCTCACAGTTACGGCGTAATTTTGCTAACTCTGATCTGCTCTATGTACCACAAGTGTTTTGGGATTATTGCTCACGCTCCGTAATGGTGATGGAAAGAATTTATGGTATTCCGGTAGCAGAAATTGACCAATTAAAGGCCCATGGCATTGATATGCAAAAACTGGCTGTGCGTGGCGTGGAAATTTTTTTCACCCAGGTATTTCGTGACAGTTTCTTTCATGCAGACATGCATCCCGGCAATATTTTTGTATCGCCTCACGAACCAGAGTCTCCTCAGTATATAGCCATTGACTGCGGTATTGTGGGCTCGTTAACTGCCGAGGACCAAAGCTATCTCGCGCGCAATCTGCTGGCATTCTTTAATCAGGATTATCGACAGGTTGCTCAGCTGCATATCGACTCTGGCTGGGTACCCAAGCATACCCGAGTAAATGAGCTAGAGTCAGCCATTCGAGCCGTATGTGAGCCCATTTTTGAAAAACCATTAAAGGATATTTCTTTTGGCCAAGTGTTGCTGCGCTTATTCCAAACCGCTCGCCGCTTCAATATGGAAGTTCAACCCCAACTAGTACTACTCCAAAAAACCCTGCTTAATATCGAAGGGCTTGGTCGCCAGCTCTACCCAGATTTAGACCTATGGCATACAGGCAAGCCCTTTCTTGAGCAGTGGATGAAAGATCGTGTAGGCCCATTAGGGGTTTTAAAACATATTCACCAACAGGCCCCAGAGTGGCTAGAGCAAGCACCTATTATTAGTCAAAATGTGCTTCATTGGCTGGAACAACGTGCTCAAGCGCCGACTCAAATAACAAAACAGCCTTCAACCACTAACAAACGCTATTTAATCGGCTTATTGTTAGTGGCAGGCTCTGCCGCCAGTTTAATTTGGCCTGACTGGACTCAGCTATTCAACCAGGCAAATTTACCTAGCATAGCGGTAGGTGTGGTGGGCTTATATTTAATCCTAAACGAAAAAAAAGCGTAA